One genomic segment of Drosophila melanogaster chromosome 3L includes these proteins:
- the gdrd gene encoding goddard, whose protein sequence is MSDDGSDIFQDLESYEPYTEGSQNNSDEATAVGPLDTSEDARFSEQVFSNIQERLNRIINRISMANSAVVQMKRKLHARIPSVPVGENADQLAGGDNPMRFENVEQENETTNQ, encoded by the coding sequence atgTCGGACGACGGATCTGATATATTCCAAGACCTTGAAAGCTACGAGCCCTATACAGAAGGTAGCCAAAACAATAGTGACGAAGCAACTGCAGTGGGGCCTCTCGATACCTCTGAGGACGCTCGCTTCTCCGAGCAGGTATTCTCGAACATTCAGGAGCGTCTGAACCGAATCATTAATCGCATTAGCATGGCCAACTCTGCCGTGGTCCAGATGAAGAGGAAGCTCCATGCTCGAATTCCATCCGTACCTGTTGGCGAAAACGCCGACCAGTTGGCTGGAGGCGATAATCCAATGCGATTTGAAAACGTCGAACAAGAAAACGAAACCACCAACCAATGA
- the Dnaaf6 gene encoding dynein axonemal assembly factor 6 — protein sequence MSIFDHPEQLKMLQGLLNPNQRRGGIDYSSSEDEEESMVVNKMNPGTIGRPNGEDGTAKGKKKKKPNPLCTPLVEEEKKQPESLEEWQDQQEKEDMDILESRKTPEYTMTYRQAVGTEDVFLQMGNRTGSSASCEDLILEVSLPDEEMTADKMSLSLQETELDLGTCLYRLRLPLPHPVNVDRCHAKYDSELKKLRLTLRLQRELDYVNF from the exons ATGTCGATCTTTGACCATCCCGAACAGCTGAAAATGCTGCAGGGCCTTCTGAATCCCAATCAGAGAAGAGGCGGCATTGACTACAGCAGTagcgaggatgaggaggagtcAATGGTTGTCAATAAGATGA ACCCTGGAACAATTGGACGTCCTAATGGGGAGGATGGAACCGCTAAGGgtaagaagaaaaagaagcccAACCCTTTGTGCACTCCCTTGGTGGAGGAAGAGAAAAAACAGCCCGAGAGTCTGGAAGAATGGCAAGATCAGCAGGAGAAGGAAGACATGGATATACTTGAATCGCGGAAGACTCCCGAGTATACGATGACCTATCGCCAAGCAGTGGGCACTGAGGATGTCTTCTTGCAG atgGGCAATCGCACtggatcctcggccagctgtGAGGACCTCATTTTGGAGGTTTCCCTGCCGGACGAGGAAATGACTGCTGACAAAATGTCGCTCAGCTTGCAGGAAACTGAATTGGATTTGGGTACATGTTTGTACCGCTTACGCTTACCGCTTCCCCATCCCGTCAATGTTGATCGTTGTCATGCAAAATACGATAGTGAGCTGAAGAAACTACGGCTCACTCTGCGCCTGCAGCGCGAACTAGACtatgttaatttttaa